One Vespa crabro chromosome 9, iyVesCrab1.2, whole genome shotgun sequence genomic region harbors:
- the LOC124426728 gene encoding nucleoside diphosphate kinase 7-like: MAFMALRIQKQQRMYIELSFFFPDQKSKRKGPSNTATLKNCTCCIIKPHAVQQKLIGHIIEDIQKAGYTITAIQQFHVDSVNAEEFLEVYKGVLAEYGAMVSELQTGPCIAMEITHKDENCDIHADFRKLCGPMDPDIARQIRPNTLRAKYGNTKVQNAVHCSDLPEDGPLEVEYFFKILDEI, from the exons ATGGCATTCATGGCTCTGAGAATCCAGAAGCAGCAGAGAATGtacatt gaattatcatttttctttcctgatCAAAAAAGCAAGAGGAAAGGACCTAGCAATACTGCAACGTTGAAAAATTGTACATGCTGCATTATTAAACCACATGCGGTGCAACAAAAACTAATAG GTCATATTATTGAAGATATTCAGAAAGCTGGTTATACAATCACTGCAATTCAACAATTTCATGTAGACTCAGTTAATGCAGAAGAATTCTTGGAAGTTTATAAAGGAGTACTTGCAGAGTATGGA GCTATGGTAAGTGAGTTACAGACTGGACCTTGCATCGCAATGGAGATAACTCATAAGGATGAAAATTGTGATATACATGCAGACTTTAGAAAATTATGTGGTCCAATGGATCCG GATATTGCACGTCAGATAAGACCAAATACCTTAAGAGCAAAATATGGAAATACCAAAGTACAAAATGCTGTCCATTGTTCAGATTTACCAGAGGATGGACCTTTAGAG GTCGAGTATTTTTTCAAGATTCTTGATGAAATATGA